One segment of Meriones unguiculatus strain TT.TT164.6M chromosome 3, Bangor_MerUng_6.1, whole genome shotgun sequence DNA contains the following:
- the Rgs3 gene encoding regulator of G-protein signaling 3 isoform X9, which yields MNRANGLCKVCSERRYRQITIPRGKDGFGFTICCDSPVRVQAVDSGGPAERAGLQQLDTVLKLNEKSVEHWKCVELAHEIRSCPKEITLLVWRVVPQVKPAPDGGILRRTTFKSTHDLLSPSKREKNCTHGAPVRSEHRHSCHLVCDNSDRLLLGGWERLTEVGKHSSQHTLPALSRATMSTDPNYIILAPMHPGPQLLRPMYQEDVTEEPETTIKGKSYAGLCKKTRLMKTVQTMKDHSNYQDYSALRVHGPHSSYGTYVSLTPKVLVFPIFVQPLDLCNSARTLLLSEELLLYEGRNKASQVTLFAYTDLLLFTKEDEPGRCVVLRNPLYLQSVKLQEGPLEDLKFCVLYLAEKAECLFTLEAYSQEQKKRVCWCLLENIDKQKQLATSSTEEKKLHAYGSLHQEMVPVTSISATQDRSFTSPRQTLIG from the exons ATGAACCGCGCCAATGGGCTCTGCAAGGTGTGCTCAGAACGCCGCTACCGGCAG ATTACTATCCCGAGGGGGAAAGACGGCTTCGGCTTCACCATCTGCTGTGACTCTCCGGTCCGAGTGCAGGCTGTGGATTCTG GGGGCCCAGCAGAGAGGGCAGGGCTGCAGCAGCTGGACACAGTGCTAAAACTGAATGAGAAGTCCGTGGAGCACTGGAAATGTGTGGAGCTGGCTCACGAGATCCG GAGCTGTCCCAAGGAGATCACCCTGCTCGTATGGCGCGTGGTCCCGCAGGTGAAGCCGGCGCCAGACGGTGGAATCTTGCGGCGGACCACTTTCAAGTCCACCCATGACCTTCTGTCACCCTCCAAGAGGGAGAAAAACTGTACTCACGGGGCCCCGGTACGCTCTGAGCATCGCCACAGCTGCCACCTGGTGTgcgacaactctgacaggctgcTGCTCGGTGGCTGGGAGCGCCTCACGGAGGTGGGCAAGCACAGCAGCCAGCACACTCTGCCTGCACTGTCCCGGGCCACCATGTCCACCGACCCCAACTACATCATCTTGGCTCCGATGCATCCTGGACCCCAG CTGCTGCGGCCTATGTACCAGGAGGACGTCACTGAAG AACCAGAGACTACCATTAAAGGGAAATCGTATGCTGGTCTGTGCAAGAAGACTCGGCTGATGAAGACAGTGCAGACCATGAAGGACCACAGCAACTACCAAGACTACTCAGCCCTGAGAGTGCACGGCCCTCATTCAAGCTATGGCACCTATGTCTCCCTGACCCCCAAAGTCCTGGTGTTCCCTATTTTTGTGCAG CCCCTAGATCTCTGTAACTCTGCCCGGACTCTCCTGCTGTCAGAAGAACTGCTGCTGTATGAGGGGAGGAACAAGGCTTCCCAG GTGACACTGTTTGCCTACACGGACCTGCTGCTCTTCACGAAGGAGGATGAGCCAGGCCGCTGTGTCGTTCTGAGAAATcccctctacctccagagtgtgAAGTTACAGGAGG GTCCTTTGGAAGACTTGAAATTCTGTGTGCTGTACCTGGCAGAG AAGGCAGAGTGCTTATTCACTTTGGAGGCTTACTCACAGGAGCAGAAGAAGAGAGTGTGCTGGTGCCTGTTGGAGAACATCGACAAGCAGAAACAGCTGGCCACATCGTCCACAGAGGAGAAG